A genomic window from Candidatus Caldatribacterium sp. includes:
- a CDS encoding branched-chain amino acid ABC transporter permease codes for MKGLLGKNIWRIIVIFLVLYLLRFVLPQSFVMEVVIGGIYVLGCSFLIGRIGLVSFGQPVYLALGAYGTAFYLYYWGTNPYIGILMGILVGLVVSSLIGALLVRLSSSYFTLSNLAFCAIGFFMFQKVLVDYTHGDNGLWFLSRMDATPVFDLSTTDGVFNFAFIVAVSVWFLFDYLMDQSIFGATCLAVKINEEKLKFLGYNTFRIKWFAFVIANTVTALAGSIYAIYLGFVSAGISDVSKAVEPVAISMLGGAGNLFGPIAGVFLFTALKDIASQIISYWELMVGLLLVAIMLGGEKGIVPFLESLVQKLVNSLRNKNLSSVSKGV; via the coding sequence ATGAAGGGGTTATTAGGAAAGAACATCTGGCGGATTATTGTTATCTTTCTTGTTCTCTACCTGCTGAGGTTTGTTTTGCCTCAGTCTTTTGTTATGGAGGTCGTCATAGGGGGCATATATGTTCTGGGTTGCAGCTTCCTCATTGGAAGGATCGGGCTAGTTTCCTTTGGTCAACCAGTTTACCTTGCGCTTGGTGCGTATGGCACTGCTTTCTACCTGTACTACTGGGGTACTAACCCATATATCGGCATTCTGATGGGGATTTTAGTAGGCTTAGTAGTCAGTAGCCTTATTGGAGCTCTTCTTGTTCGCTTGAGCAGTTCGTATTTTACTCTCTCTAATCTTGCTTTCTGCGCAATAGGTTTTTTCATGTTTCAAAAGGTACTGGTAGACTACACTCATGGCGATAATGGCTTATGGTTCTTGAGTCGAATGGACGCGACACCAGTGTTTGACCTGAGCACAACCGATGGTGTGTTTAATTTTGCCTTCATAGTTGCTGTAAGCGTATGGTTTTTATTCGACTACTTAATGGACCAATCAATTTTCGGAGCAACTTGTCTTGCGGTAAAGATTAACGAGGAGAAACTCAAATTCCTGGGGTACAACACTTTTAGGATAAAGTGGTTTGCTTTTGTCATCGCAAACACAGTAACGGCTCTTGCTGGTTCAATATATGCTATTTACCTTGGGTTCGTATCGGCTGGAATCTCAGATGTGAGTAAGGCTGTTGAGCCGGTCGCTATTTCTATGCTAGGGGGTGCTGGGAATCTTTTTGGACCCATTGCGGGAGTGTTCCTGTTTACGGCTCTGAAAGATATCGCCAGCCAGATCATATCTTATTGGGAGTTAATGGTAGGTTTGTTGCTTGTCGCAATAATGCTTGGTGGTGAGAAAGGAATCGTGCCCTTCCTCGAGAGCTTGGTGCAGAAGCTTGTCAATTCCTTGAGAAACAAGAACTTGTCTTCGGTAAGCAAGGGAGTATGA
- a CDS encoding ABC transporter ATP-binding protein yields MVLQEKPILEVHDIDASYGQSRVLFDISLQLKPNERVAIVGRNGAGKTTLLKCIAGFLRPTRGSIIYDGINIVGKRPFEIARLGLKYIHQDKGVFQDLTVRENLELASYATGDRDWDKVFGYFPRLKALIDRKGANLSGGEKQMLMIGRALLGNPKVLLIDEPTEGLAPGVVNDLATIICGLSVRSALIVVDQNLSFVSKVAQRVYTMKEGKLVAEISNEQDIRSASYSCHL; encoded by the coding sequence GTGGTTTTGCAAGAAAAACCTATTCTGGAAGTGCATGATATTGACGCCTCCTATGGACAGTCGAGGGTACTGTTTGACATTAGTTTACAGCTGAAACCCAACGAGAGGGTCGCTATAGTAGGAAGAAATGGCGCTGGCAAGACTACGTTGCTCAAGTGTATAGCCGGTTTTCTTAGGCCAACCAGGGGTTCTATCATTTACGATGGTATAAACATAGTTGGCAAAAGACCCTTTGAAATTGCTCGCCTCGGATTGAAATACATCCATCAGGATAAGGGAGTTTTCCAGGATTTAACGGTTCGGGAAAATTTGGAACTGGCAAGCTATGCAACTGGTGACCGTGATTGGGACAAGGTATTCGGGTATTTTCCGAGGCTCAAGGCTTTGATTGATAGGAAGGGAGCTAATCTGAGTGGCGGAGAAAAACAAATGCTCATGATCGGAAGAGCCCTTCTGGGTAACCCGAAGGTGCTCCTAATTGATGAACCTACTGAGGGATTGGCTCCTGGGGTTGTTAACGATCTTGCAACTATTATATGCGGCCTCAGCGTAAGGAGTGCCTTAATTGTAGTAGATCAAAACCTTTCCTTTGTATCCAAAGTTGCACAGCGGGTTTACACAATGAAAGAAGGCAAGCTTGTAGCTGAAATCAGCAACGAACAGGACATTAGAAGCGCCTCGTATAGTTGCCATCTTTAA